The following proteins come from a genomic window of Ictalurus furcatus strain D&B chromosome 26, Billie_1.0, whole genome shotgun sequence:
- the LOC128602502 gene encoding microfibril-associated glycoprotein 4 isoform X1: MIDKMSSVFSVFWTLLLPLLVGSIPISQELFPTDCSDIYDNGQTLSGVYTIYPTADTPVQVYCDMGCGESQTKDGKWTVFQRRMDGSVNFYRPWGHYKKGFGNKYGEYWLGLENLYQLTHKRKYELKVDLQDFEGVSVDARYTSFSVESEADGYKLHISGFINGGAGDSMATNNGQKFSTFDKDQDLHPSNCAKRFLGGFWYSDCHSSNPNGIYLWGRDETHYAIGNVWYHWKGYDYGLKYIAMKIRPVSVAQ, from the exons ATGATT GACAAGATGTCTTCAGTGTTTTCAGTGTTCTGGACGCTCCTGCTCCCCCTGCTGGTTGGAAGTATTCCTATTTCTCAGGAGCTTTTTCCGACAGACTGCTCTGACATCTACGATAACGGACAAACACTCAGTGGCGTGTACACAATCTACCCTACAGCGGACACGCCTGTACAGGTGTACTGCGACATGGGATGTGGGGAAAGCCAAACAAAAGATGGAAAGTGGACG GTGtttcagaggagaatggacGGCAGTGTGAACTTCTACAGACCATGGGGACACTACAAGAAAGGGTTTGGGAACAAGTACGGAGAATACTGGCTAG GATTGGAGAATCTTTACCAACTCACACATAAGAGGAAATATGAGCTGAAAGTGGACCTGCAGGACTTTGAGGGCGTGTCGGTTGACGCTCGATACACTTCTTTCTCTGTGGAATCTGAAGCTGACGGCTACAAACTCCATATTAGCGGCTTCATCAATGGAGgtgcag GTGATTCCATGGCGACAAACAACGGACAGAAATTCTCCACCTTTGATAAAGACCAAGACTTGCATCCGTCAAACTGTGCTAAACGCTTCCTCGGGGGTTTTTGGTACAGTGACTGTCACAGCTCTAACCCAAACGGGATATACCTGTGGGGACGTGACGAAACTCATTACGCCATCGGAAATGTGTGGTACCACTGGAAAGGCTATGATTATGGTCTCAAATACATCGCTATGAAGATCAGACCTGTGTCTGTAGCACAGTGA
- the LOC128602502 gene encoding microfibril-associated glycoprotein 4 isoform X2, whose translation MSSVFSVFWTLLLPLLVGSIPISQELFPTDCSDIYDNGQTLSGVYTIYPTADTPVQVYCDMGCGESQTKDGKWTVFQRRMDGSVNFYRPWGHYKKGFGNKYGEYWLGLENLYQLTHKRKYELKVDLQDFEGVSVDARYTSFSVESEADGYKLHISGFINGGAGDSMATNNGQKFSTFDKDQDLHPSNCAKRFLGGFWYSDCHSSNPNGIYLWGRDETHYAIGNVWYHWKGYDYGLKYIAMKIRPVSVAQ comes from the exons ATGTCTTCAGTGTTTTCAGTGTTCTGGACGCTCCTGCTCCCCCTGCTGGTTGGAAGTATTCCTATTTCTCAGGAGCTTTTTCCGACAGACTGCTCTGACATCTACGATAACGGACAAACACTCAGTGGCGTGTACACAATCTACCCTACAGCGGACACGCCTGTACAGGTGTACTGCGACATGGGATGTGGGGAAAGCCAAACAAAAGATGGAAAGTGGACG GTGtttcagaggagaatggacGGCAGTGTGAACTTCTACAGACCATGGGGACACTACAAGAAAGGGTTTGGGAACAAGTACGGAGAATACTGGCTAG GATTGGAGAATCTTTACCAACTCACACATAAGAGGAAATATGAGCTGAAAGTGGACCTGCAGGACTTTGAGGGCGTGTCGGTTGACGCTCGATACACTTCTTTCTCTGTGGAATCTGAAGCTGACGGCTACAAACTCCATATTAGCGGCTTCATCAATGGAGgtgcag GTGATTCCATGGCGACAAACAACGGACAGAAATTCTCCACCTTTGATAAAGACCAAGACTTGCATCCGTCAAACTGTGCTAAACGCTTCCTCGGGGGTTTTTGGTACAGTGACTGTCACAGCTCTAACCCAAACGGGATATACCTGTGGGGACGTGACGAAACTCATTACGCCATCGGAAATGTGTGGTACCACTGGAAAGGCTATGATTATGGTCTCAAATACATCGCTATGAAGATCAGACCTGTGTCTGTAGCACAGTGA
- the LOC128602506 gene encoding microfibril-associated glycoprotein 4 — MIMRTVIMMTCCLLALSLSVLGAAAPLYVRLLPQDCQELYRSGVNRSGVYTIYPSDTTPVEVYCEVGCSEDSARGWTVIQRRIDGSVNFYRHWQEYRNGFGNKSGEYWLGLENLYMMTHNKLYELKVDMEDYDGSKASAVYTVFSVGSESNGGYMLQVGGFIDKGAGDSLSYHSGVGFSTYDKEQNSYGCAKQYLGGFWYNACHITNPNGIYLGRRDGTYFAIGNVWATWRGYDYGLKSITMKIRPAS, encoded by the exons aTGATAATGAGGACCGTCATTATGATG acatgcTGCTTGttagctctgtctctctccgttcTCGGTGCTGCTGCTCCTTTGTATGTGCGGCTCCTGCCACAGGACTGTCAAGAACTCTACAGGAGTGGTGTTAATCGTAGTGGAGTGTACACCATCTACCCTTCCGACACCACCCCTGTAGAGGTGTACTGTGAGGTGGGCTGCTCTGAGGATTCAGCCCGTGGATGGACA gtgatTCAGAGGAGAATAGATGGCAGTGTGAATTTCTACAGGCATTGGCAGGAGTACAGGAATGGCTTTGGGAATAAGAGTGGAGAATACTGGCTGG GTTTGGAGAACCTCTACATGATGACCCACAACAAGCTGTATGAGCTAAAAGTGGACATGGAGGACTATGATGGATCGAAAGCATCTGCAGTTTACACAGTGTTCTCTGTGGGCTCTGAAAGTAATGGAGGCTATATGCTCCAAGTTGGCGGTTTCATCGACAAAGGAGCAG GTGATTCTCTATCTTATCACAGTGGAGTAGGATTCTCCACTTACGATAAGGAACAGAATTCTTATGGCTGTGCTAAACAATACCTCGGGGGGTTTTGGTACAATGCTTGCCACATTACAAACCCCAATGGTATATATCTGGGGAGACGGGACGGCACGTATTTTGCCATTGGTAACGTGTGGGCCACTTGGAGAGGCTATGATTATGGCCTGAAATCCATCACTATGAAAATCAGGCCTGCCTCTTAA